DNA from Stutzerimonas decontaminans:
ACAGATCGAGTTTCTTGCCAACGTCGTGCGGCTGTACCGTGGCCAAGCGCCCGAACTGGAGCAGGGAAGTGCTGAGTTGCTGGCCGAGAGAGGGCTGGGAGATGGTTATGTGGATGTACCCGGACTATGCAAGGTTGCTTCTCGCGAGCTTATCGAGTCTCAGAGTTGGTCGCTGAACCCTGGGCGGTATGTGGGAGCGGCTGCAAGGGAGGCTGAGGATGTGGATTTCATGGAGCGTTTTGAGGAGTTGGCTGAGGAGCTTGAGGTTCTGAATTCTGAGGCGCGTGAGCTGGAGGCCAACATAGCTCAGAGTATTAGTGAGCTTATGGTGAAGTGATCATGCAATATGGAAATGAACCCTGTGGTATTGCCGCGCTCGCTGACTTGGTCTCTATAAAGACTGGCAAGTTGAACTCCAATGCGGCAGTTGAGAATGGTGCATATCCTTTCTTTACATGCTCTCGCGAAACCTACAAGGTTGACACCTATTCTTTTGATTGCGAAGCAGTTTTATTGGCAGGGAATAATGCCAACGGTGTCTATCCTGTAAAGTATTATAAAGGTAGGTTTGATGCTTATCAGCGGACGTATGTTATTCGCTCTGTAGACGAGGGCGTGCTGAATAATAGGTATCTGTTCTATGCACTGCAGCTTGAGCTTGATTTGTTGCAGTCTCTTTCAACAGGGTCTGCAACTAAGTTCCTTACTCTGACAATACTGAACGCTCTTAAGGTGAGGGTTCCTAGCCTTAGCGACCAGAATCGTATCGTTTCCATTCTCGGTGCCTACGATGACCTCATCGAAAACAACACACGCCGCATCGAGATCCTCGAAGAAATGGCGCGGCGGTTGTACGAGGAGTGGTTCGTTCAGTTCCGCTTTCCGGGTCATGAGGGGGTGGAGTTCAAGGAGAGCGAGCTTGGGCTGATTCCTGAAGGCTGGGGTGTAGGTCGGCTTGGTGATGTGCTGGAAAAGCATAGTAATAAAACGAGTTCTGGTGATCATTTGTCAGATAGAGCGTATGTGCCTATAGACTGTATTGCTAAAAAGACTCTTGCTCTAAGCGAGGTAAAGAGCTGGCAGGAAGCCCAGAGTAGCCTCGTCCTGTTTGAGGAAAATGACATTCTTTTTGGTGCAATGCGCCCCTATTTTCACAAAGTAGCTATTGCTCCCCTGAGTGGTGTAACAAGATCTACATGCTTTGTTCTACGCCCAAGAAAGCCTAATTCCTGGGCATTTAGTGCATTAACCGCGTTTCGCGAAGATGTTGTTGATCATGCTGCTGCTCATAGCAAAGGGGCAACTATTCCGTATGCAGCTTGGGAGGGGTCTTTGGAGGATTTCCCAATAGTTATACCCCCAGATGAGCTCTTAAAAAGATACGATGAACTGGCCTCTCCGTTTCTGAGTTGGATAAAAAAGCAATATAACAGGCAAAAGAATCTCCGAGCCCAGAGAGATCTGCTGCTTCCCAAGCTAATCTCCGGTGAGATCGACGTATCCGACATCCCCATGCCGACCTAAAAGGAGTTCAGGCGCATGAGTCCAGCAGCACCACATTCGCACGACTATTCCGAGGACACGCTGGTCGAGCAGCCAGCCATTGCTCTGTTCGAGTCTCTCGGCTGGGAAACTGGAAACCTCTACGCAGAGTGGACAGGTAGTTCCTCCAGCGAAGGTCGACAGACCCAGCAGGATGTGGTGCTGGAGGGGCGTCTGCGGGCTGCGCTTTGCAAGCTCAACCCCGACTTGCCCAGCGATGCCATCAATCTGGTAGTCGAGGAGTTGGCCCGAGATCGTTCCAAGCTGCTGCCGGTCAACGCCAATCAGGAGGTCTACCGGCTGCTGAAGGATGGAGTACCTGTCTCGGTCACCGATGAGCATGGGCACAACACACTCAAGGTGGCCAGGGTCATCGACTGGGGCAATGTCGAGGAGAACGACTTCTTCCTCGCCTCCCAGTTCTGGGTGAAGGGGGACTACCACACGCGGCGCACTGACCTGCTGGGCTTCGTGAACGGTATCCCGCTATTGTTCGTTGAACTGAAGGCGACCCACAAGACGCTCAAGGCCGCCTACGACGACAACCTCACCGACTACCGGACTGTCATCCCGCAGCTCTTCACCTACAACGGCGCACTGATGCTGTCGAACGGTTCCCAGACGGTGGTGGGTAGCACCTTCTCGCCGTGGGAGCATCTGTTCGAGTGGAAGCGGATCAACGATGAAGGTGAGAAGGGCGTTGTCTCCCTGGAGACGGCCATCAGGGGCATCGGTGAGCCTTCCAGGCTGCTGGATATCGTCGAGAACTTCACCGTCTTCGAGGACGTAGCTGGTGGTGTGATCAAGAAGATCGCCAAGAACCACCAGTACCTGGGGGTCAATAAGGCCATCGCCGAGGTCTGGCGCACCAAGGATCGCCCCAAGGATCAGGCTGGGCGGCTTGGCGTCTTCTGGCACACCCAAGGCTCAGGCAAGTCTCTATCGATGGTCTTCTTCGCTCAGAAGATCCTGCGCAAGATCCCAGGCAACTGGACATTCGTGATCGTCACCGACCGCAACGAGTTGGACGAGCAGATCTACAAGACCTTCGCTGCTACTGGTGCTGTAGGTGAGGTCGAGGCCCATGCCACCAGCGGTGCTCACCTCAAGCAGTTGCTCAGCGAAGACCACCGCTACGTCTTCACGTTGATCCAGAAGTTCGGCACGAAGAAAGGCGAGGTCTACCCGCAGCTCTCGGATCGCCAGGACATCATCGTCATCACCGACGAAGCTCACCGTTCCCAGTACGACACGCTGGCCATGAACATGAGGACGGCACTTCCCAATGCCGCCTTCCTGGGCTTCACCGGGACGCCACTTATGGCTGGCGAGGAGAAGACCAAAGAGGTCTTCGGTGACTACATCTCCGTCTATGACTTCGGCCAGTCCATCGCTGACGGTGCCACGGTTCCGCTGTACTACGAGAACCGCATTCCCGAAATGCAGCTCATCAATGACAACCTCAACGAGGACATGGCGGCTCTACTCGAAGAGGCCGAGCTGGACGAGGAGCAGGAGCGCAAAGTCGAGCAGGTCTTCGCCCGTGAGTACCACCTCAT
Protein-coding regions in this window:
- a CDS encoding restriction endonuclease subunit S, which translates into the protein MQYGNEPCGIAALADLVSIKTGKLNSNAAVENGAYPFFTCSRETYKVDTYSFDCEAVLLAGNNANGVYPVKYYKGRFDAYQRTYVIRSVDEGVLNNRYLFYALQLELDLLQSLSTGSATKFLTLTILNALKVRVPSLSDQNRIVSILGAYDDLIENNTRRIEILEEMARRLYEEWFVQFRFPGHEGVEFKESELGLIPEGWGVGRLGDVLEKHSNKTSSGDHLSDRAYVPIDCIAKKTLALSEVKSWQEAQSSLVLFEENDILFGAMRPYFHKVAIAPLSGVTRSTCFVLRPRKPNSWAFSALTAFREDVVDHAAAHSKGATIPYAAWEGSLEDFPIVIPPDELLKRYDELASPFLSWIKKQYNRQKNLRAQRDLLLPKLISGEIDVSDIPMPT